A stretch of DNA from Serinibacter arcticus:
GCGAACGAGCCGGAGACCGGGATCGAGGTCCACCAGTACGGTGCGCACCTCTTCCACACCTCCAACGAGCGCGTGTGGGAGTACGTCAACCGCTTCACGGCGTTCACCTCCTACGTGCACCGCGTGTACACCTCCCACAAGGGGGAGGTCTACCCGATGCCGATCAACCTCGGCACGATCAACCAGTTCTTCCGGAGCGCCCACGGGCCCGACGCGGCGCGTGCGCTCATCAAGGAGCAGGCCGCCGAGCTCGGCGGCAAGACGCCGGAGAACCTCGACGAGCAGGGCGTCAACCTCATCGGTCGCCCGCTCTACGAGGCGTTCATCCGCGAGTACACCGCGAAGCAGTGGCAGACCGACCCGCGCGAGCTCCCGGCGTCGATCATCTCCCGTCTTCCCGTGCGCTACACGTACGACAACCGCTACTTCAACGACACCCACGAGGGTCTGCCCGTCGACGGCTACACCGCGTGGCTCGAGCGGATGGCGGACCACCCAAACATCACGGTCCAGCTCGACACCGACTTCTTCGACACGTCGCAGCCGATCAACAAGCAGGCCGTCGTCGGCCAGGTCCCGGTCCTGTACACGGGTGCGGTCGACCGCTACTTCGACTACGCCGAGGGCGAGCTGTCCTGGCGCACGCTGGACTTCGAGCAGGAGGTGCTCCCGGTCGGCGACTTCCAGGGCACGCCGGTGATGAACTACCCGGACGCCGAGGTGCCGTACACGCGCATCCACGAGTTCCGCCACTTCCACCCGGAGCGCGACTACCCGACCGACAAGACGGTCATCATGCGCGAGTTCTCGCGCTTCGCCGAGCGCTCCGACGAGCCGTACTACCCGGTCAACACGGCCGCCGACCGGGAGCGTCTGCTCGCCTACCGCGCGCTGACGGAGGGTGAGTCCGAGGTCTTCTTCGGTGGCCGGCTCGGCACCTACCAGTACCTCGACATGCACATGGCCATCGGCGCCGCGCTGAGCCTGGTCGACAACAAGCTGACCCCGCTGTTCGCCGGCACGAAGG
This window harbors:
- the glf gene encoding UDP-galactopyranose mutase, whose amino-acid sequence is MNADLVVVGSGFYGLTVAERLASERGVKVLVIDRRSHIGGNAYSANEPETGIEVHQYGAHLFHTSNERVWEYVNRFTAFTSYVHRVYTSHKGEVYPMPINLGTINQFFRSAHGPDAARALIKEQAAELGGKTPENLDEQGVNLIGRPLYEAFIREYTAKQWQTDPRELPASIISRLPVRYTYDNRYFNDTHEGLPVDGYTAWLERMADHPNITVQLDTDFFDTSQPINKQAVVGQVPVLYTGAVDRYFDYAEGELSWRTLDFEQEVLPVGDFQGTPVMNYPDAEVPYTRIHEFRHFHPERDYPTDKTVIMREFSRFAERSDEPYYPVNTAADRERLLAYRALTEGESEVFFGGRLGTYQYLDMHMAIGAALSLVDNKLTPLFAGTKDA